The sequence GTATGGTATACCCATTTCACCAACCGCATATTGCCCGATTACCTCAGCAATCCCAATGAAATACGGTACAGTAACCTGAAAGGCTATTCTGTTTCGCAGGGCGCGAGTGTCAATGCGGAATTTGGCTTTACATCCTCGCTGCGGGGACATATTGGCGTCACCCGGCAGGATGTAACGATTGTAGAAAAAGTTGCCGGGAAAAAGGAACGTACCCAACAGTTGCTGACAGAAAAATGGAGTGGCAATTGGTCATTATCTTATACATTCCGTTCAGGTGGTTGGGTGATAGATTATACAGGTAACATCTATGGACCTATGTTGCTGCCCCTGTTATCGGACCTCGATCCGCGTCGTGCTAAATCGCCGGTGTGGAGTATCCAGAATATTCAACTTACCAAGAAGCTCAAAGGAGGTGTAGAAATATATGGTGGTATCAAGAACCTGCTGAACTGGACACCGGCCAGGAATACCCCTTTCCTGATCGCCCGTTCCAATGACCCGTTTGATAAACAGGTGACCTACGATAATAACGGGCAGGTAATAGCCACCCCTGAGAACCCTTATGCACTTACTTTTGATCCCAATTATGTATATGCTCCCAACCAGGGGATGCGGGGATTCCTGGGTGTAAGGTGGACGCTGCAGTAGTTTCGCGTTTCGCGTTTTGGGTTTCGGGTTGCTGCCGCGCTTTGGGATGGCTGATATTTACCGGATGCCAATCTCTTTGCTTCCGTTGCAGATGACTGCAGTGCGATCTGTTACCTATAGTCATGTTGTTGCACTTAAAGAACCCGGAACCCTGAACGCCAAACCCGGAACTGTATTACAGTATTTCAAGATCTGCAAATGAAATAGGCTTGATCAGTACTTCGTACGAAAAACCGGGGATATTGGGGAAGGTAGGGGGATAGCCGCTCATGAGAAAGAGGCGCAGGGATGGGTTTACGTGCAGGAAGCTTTCTACTTTGGTCCAGCCGATACCGTCGGGTAAGTTATTATCAAGAAATAAAATATCTGGTAACACTTCTTCCATTTTGATCAGTCCTTCCTGCAGGGTAGCGGCGCTGTATACGTCATAATTCTTCCGGACAAAATAAGACTTCATTAGTAAACACAGGTCGGACTCGTCATCAATGATCAATATCTTTTTTTTGTTCGTCAACACCAGTTTATTGTGGTTTAACAAGTAACGTAAAATTTGACCGGATAGTGTGTGGATTATTTTCCACGGATTCCGGTGGCCAATGGGCGGCATTCTTTTTACGAACTAAAATATCATTCCATCATCTAAAACTATTTAAAATGACTACAACAACAAAAGTATTCTTAGGTATTGTAGGCGCCGCCGCCGCAGGTGTAGTAATTGGCATGTTGATAGCTCCCGATAAAGGTAGTGAGCTGCGCAAGAAGATCAAGGATAATTGCAGTGACTGGGCCGGTCAACTGTCTGACCTGTTCCATCAGGGTAAAGAGAAGGTCGATGACCTGGCTGCAGAAGCCGGTAACAAATATAGAGGGTAAAGGAAACCCGCAGATAAGTTATAAAAAGACCAGCTATGCGGCAATCAACAGAAGATATAAAATATACTGAAGTGAAAGACCCCAACGTCAGCGATAACCTGGCCGATAATGTTATAGACTTCCTTGAAACTTACTACAAGCTTACCTTAGTGAATATCACTGATAAAGTATCAGGGGTGGCATCATCGGTCGTGGCATTTATGGCCATATTTATTATTGGCATTTTTGTGATCCTCTTTATTGGTCTGGCGCTGGGCGTGTGGCTGGGTCAGTTACTGAACAGTGCTATCGCAGGCTATTTCCTGGTAGCTGGTCTTTTTTTACTGGCCATGTTAATCATATGGGCCTTCCGCAAAAAGCTTACGGCCGGTTTCCGGAATTTTATTATCCGCAAAGTGTATGAATAAACCGATGATCAGAACGTATGATGACCTGCTGCAGGAAAAAGCACGTTTGCGCATTCAACTGGATGCGCAGAAAGCTGAACTGAATGGCAGGATCAGGGACCTCAAAGAGAAATTGGCGCCGGTAGGAAGCATCTTGTCTGCCATAGGTGGCATTACGGCTATGGGAGCCGCCAATCCTGTGCTAAAAACAGGCGTAGGACTTGCGGTGGATATATTCCTGAAAAAGAAATTATTCAAAAATAGCGGCCTTATAACCGGTTTGCTGGGCAGTTTCGTGGTACGGAATGTAGCTACCAAGGTAGTGGGAGGCGCTGTGGGGTTATTGATAGGCAAGCTGGTCAAAAAACTGGCCAGCCGCAAATCGCCTAAATCCCCGGGTCCTGCTACGCAGGAATAGAGGCTGTATTGAACCAGTAACTCCTGATCTCCTGGATCACCCGCACCAGCGCATCAAAGCTTACCGGTTTTACAACGTAGGTGTTGGCGCCCAGTTCATAACAGCGCCTGATCTCATTCTCGTTCTTGGTAGTGGTAAAAATAATGACGGGGATCTTTTTTAATTCAGGGTGTTGCTTGATCTCTTTCAATACTTCGCGCCCATCCTTTTTGGGCATGTTCAGATCGAGCAGGATAAATCCGGGGTACTGGATATCCAACGTCTTTTTCTGCATAATACCCGAGAGGTATTCAATCAGCTCAATCCCATTTTCTACAAATTCCAGGGTGTCGGTAAACCCATTTTCCTCGAATGCCGTCTGTAATAAAAAACGATCATCTGCATCATCTTCAGCGATGAGGATAAATAGTTTCTGCATAGCGTTGGCGATACATTTTACGCAAATGTAGAGAAAGGTGCCCTAAACCCATTACAAACCAATAAATTCCTGATCAAATTTTTATGAATGGGCGGGGCCTTTTCGGAAAATACGGTCCTTCCAGTTTGACAGGCGGCTACCGCTTCACCTGCACCCATACCAGGGTATTCCGGCCTGGCGGTTTCTGTAGAGCTACCGGTTCATTTAGCGATGGCGTGGGGAATGTTTTCCCGGCCCGCAAAGCGGTATGCGGCGGTATGGTTTTTTAGCCTGTTTACTAAGAGATCCTTTGAAAAAAGCAGGGCTCCAGGCCCTGGAATAGGCTGCGGGACCACCAGTCCCTGCCTGTCATGTTTAAACCTAAATTTTTCTTTATGAGCACACAAGATCCAAAAATAAAAAAAGTGAAACCCGATAAAGCCAACAAGCCAGGTGCTACAGAAAAGCCTGGTGAACGGTGGCAGCCTGATCCGCAAAGCCCGAAGAGCAGGGCTTTTGACCAGGGGCTTTCCAACAATTCCAATACACAAACCGGTACGGCCCAAAGTGGTTATGACGAAACGAATCCCAAACAGCCCGGCGGTAAACAACAGCAACAACCTAAGGTAACCAACCAGGAGAATGCTATTACCAATAGCGAAGAGCAGAACAACCCCCAAACACCTCCTATGAAAAGTGGGCTTTAACACCATACCTTTTTTTTCGCGGCGGACGTTGATTTGGTTGTTTTAACCCGGCAGCAAGCACTGCCGGGTTTTTCTTTGTCATGAATTGATGTCAGGCTGAGCTTGTCGAAGCCCCCCTTCGACAAGCTCAGGGTGACATAATAAAAAAAGTACAGTGGGTGTACTGTACTTTTTTATGAAAAAGGTTTAATTGGCTACTCCACATTCTTTGCTTGTCCGGGCATTACTGATACCAGGAACAAAACACTAAAGATGAAGAACAGAATTTTGGCAATAGACGTAAATCCGGCTATAACACCGCCAAATCCGACTAAGCCTGCAATGACAGCAATCAGGAGAAAAATGCCGCTCCATCGTAACATATTCATTTGATTTAATTGTTTACAATGGATCAAACTCCTTCGCTTTGAATATCGGTTCCATAAGAAACAATGGCAGCTTTCTTTTTGCTGGTTCTTCCAGCACTGCTGGTTTATTCAAGGGTGCCGGAAGGGTACTTTGACCCGTTGCTGGTTTATACTTTCTTACTGGTTCAAAACTGGTCTTAATAAACTGCCGGATACGAAGCCGCCTCTGCCTGGTGTGAACAGCGTCTTTCATTCGCATAATAATAGTTGTGTAGGACTATTATCATAAAACTAATGCCCGTTCTTATTAACGTAAAAGGCATAGAAGATGAGTATCCCATTCTACAAATAAATTGCAGCATGTGGCCGATTGATGTTAAACAGTCAATCAATAAAAGAACTACCCGCTAAGGTGTTGTTGAATAAGGCCGGCCGCTTCTTCCAGTATCCAAATGGAAACGGAACTGCCATTTACGAGGAACGTTGCTTTACCATGTTCATCTGCTGTGAGCTTTTCTTGCCGGTTACCGGTGATATCGGTAAATGTTTTATGCGCGAAACGATCTCCCAGTTCCATGACCTTGTTCCCCTCACTTCCGGTGCTTAGTAATACGGCGCAACCGGAAAACGCTTTCTCTTCTATTCCTCTTCTTATCCAGCCAACGGTATTAGGATGGTCAAAATAGTCGTACTCCTCACCATAAGCGAGCAATTGGCGTACCACCATCATTTTATCCAATCCCGGGACCGGCACTATCTCAATAGGGATCTTTTCTTCTCCTTTCTGTATATCATACTTAGCGCCATACAGATGTGGGTAAAAGATACAAGGGAATCCCTTGCCCCTTAATAAGATAAGTGCATACGCCAATGGCTGGAACCAATAGTCGACATACGATTCCAGCGACTGGCCGGGCTGACTGTCATGGTTGTCGACAAAAGTGAAACTACTGTCGGGCAGTTCCTTCAGCACCGTGTTGTCAAAGATGCTGCGAATATCATAATCATTTTTCTTTTGCGCTGCATTGCAAAAGTTAAAATGCAACGGTACGTCATACATCAGTGATTGTTTGCCCAATGCGTTGCAATAATTAATAATAGCGTCTGTTTTAGTACTCCAGTATTCCGCTATACAAAAAAAGTCCTTTTTGAATGTATCTTTCAGGTAATGCAGCCATTCCTGGAAGAAGCGGTAATTGATGTGTTTGACGGCATCCAGGCGAAAGCCATCAATATTGGTTGTCTGGATATACCACTCTCCCCATTTCTTCACTTCTTCCCGTACAAAAGGATTCCTGAAGTCAATGTCGGCGCCCATGAGGTAATCAAAATTGCCCATTTCATCATCCAGCATCTGGTCCCAGTTATCCCCCATATTGTGCTGGATAAGAAAGATCCTTTCGCGGTTATCCATTTGCTCACTAACACCGGTGAAGGAATCCTTGTCCCATATAAAATTGGAATATTTACCTTTCCGGCCGGGGAAAGTAAACTTCGTATGGGCTTCAATTTCTACGATCTTGTCCGACATTTCCTTGCGGTTTTCAATGTTTACCTCCCGTGCTCCCATTTTTTCTGTTTCATCTGCGCCGTGTTTATGGTTCAGTACAATGTCGGCTATAGCCTGTAGCTGGTGTTCATGCAAGGCATTGATACAATCAATATATTGGTCTTTGGTGCCGTGGCGGGTGCGTACCGTGCCTTGCTGGTCAAATTCGCCCAGGTCGAAAAGGTCATACACTGCATAGCCTGGTTCCCAGGTTCCGCGGGCAGATTTATAAGCGGGGGGAAGCCATACATGGGTAATGCCCAGCTTCGCCAACCGGGCGGCCTGCTCTTTACAATGGTTCCAGAGATTCCCATCATCCGGATAATTCCAGTGAAAGAACTGGAACATGGTGGGGTTGTTCATATACTATACTGTGTTTTATTTTCATTAATAAAAGGTGGGCCACCCTTGCAGCCCGGCAAAGCCGCGCTGCAGGGCGACTCACCTTAGTATTTTATCTGCCGGATATACAATCCCCGTTTGCCGCCTGATGGCATCCAGGGTATCCATTACATCCAGGCTGAACCGGTGACAATGCTTGTTGCTATACAGTTTATGTTGCCGCACGCAGCGGTACACTTCTTCTGCTTCATACTGCAACCCGTGGCCTTCCCAGGCACAAGGGTACTGTTGTTCGCCTCCTTCATAACTGGTAACCCGAATGCCGGATGGTTTTTCATTCCAGGGCGTACCGATATGGATGCTGCCTGTTTCGCCATAAATAGTGGCTTTCCGGGCAGTTTCGGTCACCAGCGATGATTCTATAAAAGCATAACTACCGTTATGATAGCTCAGTACGGCTGCACAGGCTTCATCTATTTGTTTATCCGACAAGCGGGCTGTTGCCTGTATGGTGGCAGGTTTGCCCAGCAGGAGATGGGTAAGGAAAACAGGGTAGATGCCCAGGTCGAGCAGGGATCCGCCGCCTAATACCGGGTTGAAGTAGCGGCTTCCGGGATCGTAGGGGGCTTTATAGCTCA comes from Paraflavitalea devenefica and encodes:
- a CDS encoding DUF2207 domain-containing protein, encoding MRQSTEDIKYTEVKDPNVSDNLADNVIDFLETYYKLTLVNITDKVSGVASSVVAFMAIFIIGIFVILFIGLALGVWLGQLLNSAIAGYFLVAGLFLLAMLIIWAFRKKLTAGFRNFIIRKVYE
- a CDS encoding alpha-amylase, which gives rise to MNNPTMFQFFHWNYPDDGNLWNHCKEQAARLAKLGITHVWLPPAYKSARGTWEPGYAVYDLFDLGEFDQQGTVRTRHGTKDQYIDCINALHEHQLQAIADIVLNHKHGADETEKMGAREVNIENRKEMSDKIVEIEAHTKFTFPGRKGKYSNFIWDKDSFTGVSEQMDNRERIFLIQHNMGDNWDQMLDDEMGNFDYLMGADIDFRNPFVREEVKKWGEWYIQTTNIDGFRLDAVKHINYRFFQEWLHYLKDTFKKDFFCIAEYWSTKTDAIINYCNALGKQSLMYDVPLHFNFCNAAQKKNDYDIRSIFDNTVLKELPDSSFTFVDNHDSQPGQSLESYVDYWFQPLAYALILLRGKGFPCIFYPHLYGAKYDIQKGEEKIPIEIVPVPGLDKMMVVRQLLAYGEEYDYFDHPNTVGWIRRGIEEKAFSGCAVLLSTGSEGNKVMELGDRFAHKTFTDITGNRQEKLTADEHGKATFLVNGSSVSIWILEEAAGLIQQHLSG
- a CDS encoding response regulator codes for the protein MLTNKKKILIIDDESDLCLLMKSYFVRKNYDVYSAATLQEGLIKMEEVLPDILFLDNNLPDGIGWTKVESFLHVNPSLRLFLMSGYPPTFPNIPGFSYEVLIKPISFADLEIL
- a CDS encoding DUF1328 domain-containing protein gives rise to the protein MNMLRWSGIFLLIAVIAGLVGFGGVIAGFTSIAKILFFIFSVLFLVSVMPGQAKNVE
- a CDS encoding YtxH domain-containing protein, which produces MTTTTKVFLGIVGAAAAGVVIGMLIAPDKGSELRKKIKDNCSDWAGQLSDLFHQGKEKVDDLAAEAGNKYRG
- a CDS encoding Gfo/Idh/MocA family protein, with the translated sequence MDTFTWGIIGPGNIATEFAHDLDLIKTARHRVGAVLSHNLDKAAAFARKEDAPQYFSAINDFTNQAHIDAVYIATPHPLHYSETLHCLQHRMPVLCEKPLAMNSRQAKEMVEAAAQHQTFLMEGMWIRFLPSIGKLLSLIESNTIGKIISVKADMSYKAPYDPGSRYFNPVLGGGSLLDLGIYPVFLTHLLLGKPATIQATARLSDKQIDEACAAVLSYHNGSYAFIESSLVTETARKATIYGETGSIHIGTPWNEKPSGIRVTSYEGGEQQYPCAWEGHGLQYEAEEVYRCVRQHKLYSNKHCHRFSLDVMDTLDAIRRQTGIVYPADKILR
- a CDS encoding response regulator encodes the protein MQKLFILIAEDDADDRFLLQTAFEENGFTDTLEFVENGIELIEYLSGIMQKKTLDIQYPGFILLDLNMPKKDGREVLKEIKQHPELKKIPVIIFTTTKNENEIRRCYELGANTYVVKPVSFDALVRVIQEIRSYWFNTASIPA